The following are from one region of the Strix uralensis isolate ZFMK-TIS-50842 chromosome 4, bStrUra1, whole genome shotgun sequence genome:
- the CHRM5 gene encoding muscarinic acetylcholine receptor M5, whose product MEVNLFSNSTVVNSSSINHKQLEGHSLWEVITIATVTAIVSLITIVGNILVMISFKVNSQLKTVNNYYLLSLACADLIIGIFSMNLYTSYILIGHWSLGSLACDLWLALDYVASNASVMNLLVISFDRYFSITRPLTYRAKRTPKRAGIMIGLAWLISFVLWAPVILCWQYFVGERTVPPEECQIQFLYEPIITFGTAIAAFYIPVSVMTILYCRIYKETEKRTKDLAELQGSESVAEFEMIKPQKALLKSCFSCKQQNLVKRERCQASWSSSSRSTSATVKASQTASTCNDWAKADQLTTCSSYASSEEEDKLAADSVFQVTYESPSKGKAEEFNESMDVVVKDQLEENDFEKQEYFLSPAKGHIQKSKKCVAYKFRLVVKADGTQEANNCCRKVKITPCSAALSKDPSIKSMDPNINNQITKRKRMVLIKERKAAQTLSAILLAFIITWTPYNIMVLISTFCSDCIPLTLWHLGYWLCYVNSTVNPICYALCNKTFRKTFKMLLFCQWKKKKVEEKLYWQGNTRLP is encoded by the coding sequence ATGGAAGTAAATTTATTCAGCAATTCTACTGTTGTAAACAGTTCATCCATCAACCATAAGCAGTTAGAAGGGCATAGCCTCTGGGAAGTCATTACTATTGCCACTGTAACTGCAATTGTAAGCTTAATAACCATAGTGGGAAATATTCTTGTAATGATATCCTTCAAGGTTAACAGTCAGCTCAAAACTGTCAACAATTATTACTTGCTCAGCCTTGCCTGTGCAGATCTCATCATTGGAATATTTTCTATGAACCTTTATACGTCCTATATTCTCATAGGCCACTGGTCTCTTGGAAGCCTTGCCTGTGACCTGTGGCTAGCACTGGACTATGTAGCTAGCAACGCCTCAGTAATGAACCTCCTAGTCATCAGTTTTGACAGATATTTTTCCATCACAAGGCCTTTAACTTACAGAGCCAAACGCACGCCCAAAAGAGCTGGCATCATGATTGGTCTGGCCTGGTTAATTTCCTTCGTGTTGTGGGCACCCGTAATCTTGTGCTGGCAGTATTTTGTGGGTGAACGAACAGTACCACCTGAAGAGTGCCAGATACAGTTTTTATATGAGCCCATTATCACCTTTGGTACTGCAATTGCTGCTTTTTACATTCCAGTGTCCGTGATGACCATTCTGTATTGCCGCATCTATAAGGAGACAGAGAAGCGTACCAAGGACCTTGCTGAACTGCAGGGTTCGGAGTCTGTGGCAGAGTTTGAGATGATAAAGCCTCAGAAAGCTCTCCTGAAGTCTTGCTTCAGTTGCAAGCAGCAAAACTTAGTCAAAAGAGAGAGGTGTCAGGCTTCCTGGTCTTCATCTAGTCGAAGTACATCAGCTACAGTGAAAGCCTCTCAGACAGCAAGTACTTGTAACGACTGGGCTAAGGCTGACCAGTTAACAACCTGCAGCAGCTACGCATCTTCAGAAGAGGAGGATAAACTTGCTGCTGATTCAGTTTTCCAAGTAACTTACGAAAGTCCATCTAAAGGTAAGGCAGAAGAGTTTAATGAGAGTATGGATGTTGTTGTCAAAGACCAACTCGAAGAAAATGATTTTGAGAAACAGGAATACTTTCTATCACCCGCCAAAGGCCAcatacaaaaaagtaaaaaatgtgtGGCCTATAAATTTCGGTTGGTGGTTAAGGCTGATGGCACCCAGGAAGCCAACAATTGTTGCCGTAAAGTAAAAATAACTCCTTGTTCTGCTGCTCTGTCAAAGGATCCTTCCATCAAAAGCATGGATCCAAATATAAATAACCAAATCACCAAAAGGAAACGGATGGTTCTTATAAAGGAACGCAAAGCAGCACAGACTTTAAGTGCCATTCTTTTGGCTTTTATCATCACATGGACTCCCTACAATATCATGGTTTTGATCTCCACATTCTGCTCTGATTGCATTCCCCTGACACTGTGGCACCTTGGATATTGGCTATGCTATGTGAACAGCACTGTTAACCCCATTTGTTATGCCCTCTGTAACAAAACTTTCAGGAAAACTTTTAAGATGCTGCTTTTCTgccaatggaaaaagaaaaaagtggaagagaaACTATACTGGCAGGGCAATACCAGACTGCCATAA